The nucleotide window GCACTACAGTGtgctatttctaggtcactaataaaaaaataatcaaatttgtgacattgacaaaGGTCAGGTTTCCTTGATTatactgaagcacacaagatactCTTTGGAACATCCTCAAATCATACTCGtataacatgaatcatcaggttttgcacaaaatgcTGACATACAGGCTGTCgataaagcaaaagggggacataccaaatattacgaaattcatgttaatttttcaattaaactttccACTCAACTTGTTATGGTCATAATATATatgttataaaacaaaaacaaaaaatactaaaggagaaaatgaaaatagaagcattttcagttGTGGACTCCTGGACCCCACTATATTACTTACAACTGTATTTATGCAGTTACTGCAAAACAAGAGAATCAGTGCTGTGGACTGAACTTTTGTATCAATCTTTAGGAGGAACCCTCTCCTTGGTGCATCCAACACCCCTTTTACCCGCTGGCTGCCTGCAAAGTATGAGGATAGCATCTCACAGCCCAAAGGGTGGGACCCCAACACATTGCACAATGGTGCATTTCTGCCCCTGGTATGTTGGAGACACTTATAATAAGCTTACTAAAATGTCCTTGACAATCAGGTAGGTCACCAATCAGTTCACAGCTTCTAAATTCTGTCATGTTCATTCCAGGTCAGACTGGTTTCCAATCGTATTCTAAGCACTGCGGATGCTGACGTAAAGAATGATACTGACTTCACCTTCATGCTCACCATCTTTGGACAGTGGGTTGACCACGATCTGACTCTTACACCCACCTCACCAAGCATTAGGTCCTTTAGCAATGGCCTAGACTGTGATCATAGCTGTGAGCGCTCTGAACCCTGCTTCCCAATTCCGGTCAGTCAGTGTTTGTACCTTTGCAGTCTCTCAATGTCCTTTCCCACCTGTTTACTTCATTCCTAATTTGTCTTTCATGCTATTTTTAATGTCTGAAATCAGATCCCGAAGGAAGATCCACGTCTGAATCCTGACACCTGTCTCCCCTTCTTCCGTTCATCACCTGCTTGTGGTTCCGGGAACACCGCCTTTATCTTTGGTGGTGTCCCCAAAGTCCGAGAACAGATCAACGCTCTAACAGCTTTTCTAGATGCTGGGCAGGTTTATGGGGCAGAGGACGGGCTGGCAAAGGAGCTGCGTGACCTGACCAATGATGGTGGTCTGCTACTTGCCAACAATCATTTCACTGACAATGGGCGAGAGCACCTGCCCTTTACCAATTTACAGAGTAAAATTTGTGCTACACGTGGAAAAATCCTCAATGACACAAACCTGACAGAGGTGCCTTGTTTCATTGCAGGTCAGTTACTTATTCGTTCTTTGATGGTAAATGTAGCAAATTTATATATGAAAAGTCTTCATATGAAATGATCACATGTATTAGTAGTCGACAGTTGGTAAATTTTGCCTCTCAAATTATGCATTTGTGTAGGGGATGGTCGTGTTGATGAGAACATTGCTCTTACCTCATTACATGCACTATTCATGAGGGAGCACAACCGACTGGCTCGTGCCCTTCACATGCTCAATCCTAGTTGGAGTAGTGAAACCCTCTATCAAGAGGCACGAAAGATTGTGGGTGCCTACCAACAGGTAAAGCCAcccaaagaaaaatacagtgagTCAAAcacaagcagggttgggagggttacttttgaaatgtattccactacagattacagaatacatgctgtaaaatgtaatttgtaatgtattccgttagattactcaaggtcagtaacatattctaaatactttggattacttcttcagcactggtagattttttcacttgttttgactataaaaactctgccagtacagtaagacaaaatacacatgttaaaaatacattctctgaaaaagctaaatatctcaagcagtgttgtttctaaaacaagataaatcaaattgatcttgttttaaggatttttagatatttttacaggaaaacaatacaaaaattattatcaagaatatgatttttgccctaatatcaaaggtcttactagaaaaaaagaaattatgatccaacgtgaattttcttgataaaaaaatgatcgtgcctggtaacataagcatgtaaaatggctagaaatagcatttcagcttagcgtaaagctgacaatttacacaaggtttatttctatttcttctgctccaaacttacttcaaactttcttctctgtctgctcgtatgaatgtagcacatcataataaagtgtttcaccgttgttcaaatctttggatcgcatcatttatatgtataaatgttttctatctgaaaggactaaatattaaatgaaacaaatgacaataagatgcagagtaatctcttcagtaatcaaaatactttttgaatgtaactatattctaattaccaattatttaaattgtaactgtagtggaatacagttacttatattttgtattttaaatacgtaatcccgttacatgtattctgttactcctcaACCCTGAACACAAGTAATTACAACATTTAACTGAACAGATATGTATTATCAAGAACCCCTAAATCTTTCTCTTTTAGATACTGGTGATTAGGGAATACCTGCCGCACATTGTTGGCCCTGATGCTTACAATAAACACCTTGGCCAATATCCAGGGTATGATGAGAATGTGGACCCTAGCATTGCTAATGTCTTTGCCACTGCAGCTTTCCGTTTTGCCCACCTGGCCATCCAACCCATCATATTTCGTCTTGACGAAAATTACAAGAACCATCCTCAATTTCCAAGCGTGCCCCTCTTTGAGGCCTTCTTTTCTCCTTGGAGACTGATCTTTGAGGGTAAGTTTGAGACTTGCACTGCattccaaatggcataaatgaCTTAAAGTGATCTCCAGTTGACCATTATTGTTGAGTTCCAAACCAGATCTGAAGCTCTCACATAGCCCTTTTCAACCGACATGGTTCAGACGTGGGTTCCtgggccccaaaagcttgctggtctctacccATGAACCAATTATGTCAGGGAATGGAGGGCAGGACAATGTTTCGTCACCATAgcaaagttttcccaaacaacaacagtagctaccgtctgcagcaaggagtacttcttcactctataacaacaataaaaattttttttaaaaattatcagacatcaaaagtaTTCAGGCAACATGATGAAACGAGTGCTCTACTTGTGATATGGTAATTACgaagatccgagataaactagagaaatcgcaaaggaaaaaattactctacgagaatgaagatacagcacgaaatgatgTACACTGCCTTCAGTCGGGcaactgaccaaatcataaacaaattgaaaaacagttaagggagtacagggaccataagaaggacataagTAAAAGCGACAGTAGACGGAGCAACgatgttttggactcggacaccgaCAAGCCTGATAACTAACtggggcattgaattcagccagtaacgctcgtgataaacagtgaatcgcccgtgtcctctgcagctgatctctgatctaaattgttatatttgtcaactttgttagctttccttacactgtTGTCCTCTtaatttgtgcattgttttgttctgtaaggggatttttgaccagctactcactaagtttggaagatcgtGGCTATTTGTTCAGTaaaacggtgggattctcaatcaataatattatatgctatggcaaaaatccaaatacaaccatctgctacaccaatgttaataatgattccactataacagtttacagaactcagtaagttaagccatagttcatacaatataatgtaattacactgCCTGTCGTCTTTAGCgtagatgtcgtctctgacaatcttgttgagcaatgtaataacaatggattgcattaatctgtatgtttaaatttgtcctcaaaaacaagagtaaaaactgtatacaaacacactgtgatgCACCATGTTAGTTTGTTTGAGATAGTTACGTGAAACTACCACATAGATAGTAACCCGTTACATTACCGttcggctctcaggtcagtggaaaagcacaGCCGGTTCACAATTGGCTCCAGATTCCCCTAGCCGTGAACCAACGGAGCACAGGCTCGGCATGAGGACCATCGCAATTTCGGTGAAAAAAGTCTAACAGTGGAGGGTATTTGAagagaatagggcatagggattatCATTTCTGAACTGCATGCACCCTTagcagggctgggtgatatattgaatattcacgatACAATCTCGatgattttgctgatgatataaaatAACGCAATATTGTGAAtttcacaatgattttaatgtgcttttttatttttcatttagtttcatAAAGGGCATCCGTACACTAATTGTACAATCCTTAAGGGCTGCACAATGaatgaaaataacattaaaatggtgaaatggtgatatgtgattattaaattgcaaaaggctgtgatttaagacaaataaacatggtctgtgcacTTCAGTATAAACTGGTGATGCACTGTTTTGTACACACACGGGGCTCATGGGCTTGTTTTCAGCACTTTTAGAGcagtttacatgcattgtgaaagaaaagtattttatgttaaaacattcgcgcaattccaaacaCCAGTAATCACTACGAGTTATTATACAAATTGcgactggctgtgtctcgtttggacggctgcgtcctccggaggtcgcatttgtgaAAAGCGAGTAGcacactccgaatgcagccttcaaatgcgaccttctttcacggaattcggaggatgcatgaggctatcctttgtgggcactcacaacccacagttctttgcttcaacggaaatgtaaaaaaaaaaaaaaaaaaaaaaaaaaacaacgccaatttgcccgtaaatacgAAGTTCAAACGCaattaatgttaattcccaagttgaagtacctccgTAGATGGGTGctgagtatataatatgtataattatattaatatataattaaaataaagtattagactaaaagtacacctgtaaaatctattttcttttctcctaaaatgtacctcatacattcccttctaaagggattTTGTTCCGTTCTCACTCtaagcgctcgtgcttgttaaagagtggcgtgctgtcatagcaaccatgttacgttccgtttccgtttgtcctaggaaggccgtctcgtttaaacgagacttgtttaaaggaggacactcggtatactgcagccttcaaaggacgcgtcttacctagcacgcagccttcgaaacgagacagccAAAGTCTAATAGAATAGGAGTTGACAGCGTTTTACCagatgcagaacattgtaaactgtcaaatacatactttcactgttaaaataaaagctccaccCTCCAACACAattctaatcctcaaaataataatgataattcattattatattataataataagctTGATGGGGTCCAACGGTAATAATTTAGTAAAATGCAATTTTCAGCTGGgttccaaattattattatttttttattatttattttttgcagaccttgatcattcacaaaaaaaaaaaaaaaaaaaaaaaaaaaaaattagtaaaaagatatgaaggtaaataatgttttttaagagactatgattcattgtatataaaatatacatataaaagtgcatatcagtaaaacattattacatctcattctcccttgtgttcatttagtcaatgaaggggggggggggggtgcctttattattttaaatatttatattcaatGCCTTTAAAAATATTGAATATACTTGGCTACAAATGTCTGGATGAAATAATGGTTTCtctgaaaaaaatcacttttgagccatttcagagcaaatacataatcaTCAGTATATTGAATATACTCAGTAGGCTGAACAATATTGAGATATATTTtgtagccatatcacccagccctaaaccTAAGATATAGATACTGTTGTTAAGATTTGTTGTAGTATACTCATTGAGCCCTAAAATTGTCCTTCCAATTTTTCTTCTCCTTAGGTGGTGTGGATCCTCTTCTCCGAGGACTGATCGGTCGGCCAGCAAAACTGAACACACAGGATCACATGATGGTGAATGCTCTTAGAGAGAAGCTGTTTGCTTTTACAAGCCACATTGCTTTGGACCTAGCCGCCCTCAACATGCAGAGAAGTCGTGACCACGGTATACAAGGTAAACATTCCAGTCTCTTACCAAAGTCTtgaccctttaaaaaaataactacatGAAGTTAATTCAGCCAAACattatgctgcattttaactTAATTTAGTGCTCCATGTGTTTTTGAGAGAAAACTTACCCGATACCTACCTTTTATTCCACATAAGGCTATAATGCAtggcggcagttctgtggactatCCACCCCTCAGAATGTGCGAGAATTGGCTGTGGTGATGAACAACACTAAATTAGCTTGCAAGCTGATTGAGCTTTACAAAACCCCTGCAAACATTGATGTTTGGTTAGGAGGCATCGCTGAGCCTTTTGTACCTGGTGGTCGTGTTGGTCCACTTTTTTCTTGCCTTATCTCTACGCAGTTCAAGCACATTCGCCAGGGCGACAGGTAAATCTCTGTGCATTTAGTCTATTAGTCTAGTATATGTGTGAGTGATGTTAATGCCAAGTGTGATTGTGTTTAGGTTATGGTGGGAGAACAAAGGAGTGTTCACAACCAGACAAAAAGCCTCACTTGCCTCTGTGTCTCTGGCCCGCATCATCTGCGACAACACAGGAATCCGTAACGTTCCCAGTGATCCTTTCCGCTTCAGCAGTTCTGCAAGTTTCGTTAGCTGTGACAATATCCCAGCCTTTGACCTCACCCCTTGGATTGAGACTGGTAAGGCACCAACCATAAGAATTCTTAAATGCATATTTGTATGTGGTCATATATAACACAAATCGTCTTTCTCTGACTGCAAATTTCTGCCTAAGCTTCTACCTACCTTTATATGTGCTTGTAAATAACCTACTTTTATGGTAGTAATGACATACATTAGATATTGAAGACATTTTACAATGTGTCCATATGGTCACCATGGTTTGGTTCACCTTTGGTTTGGTGTTTGACCTTCCAGGTGACAGTGGCATCCGCGATGCAAACAACGGAAATGAGGTTAGTCAAGTGTTtcctgaaagaaagaaaaagagcaaGCAATTGTTGTTTTGCGCATAAACTATTAATTagcttaaaatgaaaatgaacttcTATGCGTAACCTCTCAAATGGAATGAGCATGAGCAGCTATATGGGACCAAGTGTAAcactgactcaggctgagtgggatccatgtgcggtttattaacacagcaagttcagagtacaaacaggcatgggtaaaataaccagggcaaccaacaatatcagagacagggcagtaacgtagtcaaacaggcaaaggatTGAGGCAGGCAGCAAACCAGcaatagagatagtccaggcaaacacagtaataggcaggcagcagagaatcatacaaggtaaatccaaagcagagtcaaacatgggtagatcaacagagtaagtaataacactaagaaatgtagccagggcaaacaagactttgcaatgaatgaacacacacattgggcttaaatagtctgagtgatatgaggcaggtgtagggtaatcagtccaggcatgtgggcacttgggaagtgcagttcaatgttaatattcaggtgagtgagacctccggtggttgattgaggaatcttcaccttTCGTGCgttcatgacagagcccccccccgAGAGCACATCCGATGTCAGGGTCTTCCTCGAGGTCGAGGggccagttccctatctgtcactcactcgatgttgtgtcgatgtagtgacactagaggtcactcttgggagcccgagacacctctggtctttgataaaaggccaatgaaaactggcgagtggtatttgcatgccactcccccggacatacgggtataaaaggagctggtatgcaaccactcattcagattttctcttcggagctgaacggtgatgctcactgagctgaatattattgttcattcacctctgctggatctgacggcgcatttcagcggcttctcctccctctgcactggtgcactacagagaatgcccctgggtgcttcggcagaaataaaagagtatatttctctaaaagagtatatttctctaaaagagcagcacacacggaacgtctttttaaagatgcgtctttctaaagattcttttccgattgtgtgttattcctggttgcgctcgttatctctcgccttctgacggtcacgatcactgtctttcatgtctgggcactgctcacgcggagacagcattcgtggatggtcatgttctcattgtgaggatatgtccatggcaacgttgcggtcgcggcttgcattcgtaagaaagtaacccaccccagaggctccccacctcggtccttttacccacaggtatgaggccagcgcggctagcactgggggtgatttggggaccccaatgggaccgcctccaccgggtatccccccacggacctcccattccccagcatgctcgtctgccccgatcgggcttctggatgagtccgccggctcgtctcacggcgagttcaacctcttattctgagcctgcgaaagtgatgatctctcgagcgcagcatcggagagcgggctcgtccagtcggaagcctcagctgggctcctcccttcacaggctgacatggagatgaggacatgctttcccgggcagccacgagcgtcagcttgagtggaaccctctgctctccctgaaccctcacggctcggtgatttgttcctgggcttgcggcgccgctcaaagccacgccccgcccccgttcctttcttcccggaagtgcatgaagagctgacaaggttgcgggaggcactttttactgctcggtcccgatcttttcagcttccccgccctcactaccctcgatggtggggcagccaagtgctattcggcaatcccccggtggataaaggcgctcacggcgcacctatgcccgcagagagctgccacctggcacaggtgcccaaagcccccgtccaaggcctgtaggtttatctTGTCTatgacagccaaggcctatggtgctgctggacaagccgcctctgccctgcacaccacggctctcctgcaagtccgccaaggcactaaaggaactgcacgaaggtagttccgccccgggattgatgcaggaactgcgctcggtgaccgaccttgctctccgtgcgacggaggtcatggcgcggtctggacctgtgagttctgaactaggctttacacagactcctgttcaagatgctaacgcaaaaatgcattctgatgagcgtccagcatcaagattggttcgcagcagtagacctgaataatgcgtacttccacgtctcgatccttcctcgacacagacccttcctgaggtttgcatccgagagtcaggcatatcagtacaatttcctccctttcggcctgtccctgtctcctcgcgtctttacaaaggtcgcagaggctgcccttgccccgttaagggaggtgggcattcgcattctcaactatctcgacgactggctaatcctagctcattctcgagacatgttgtgcgcacacagggatctggtgctctcacacctcagccgactagggcttcgggtcaactgggaaaagagcaagctcctcccagttcagagcatctcttttctcggtttggagttggactcagtctccttgacggcgcgccttacgaacgagcgtgcccagtcggtgcttgATGCATAtaaggccgcttcagcactggctccagactcgagccccgagatgggcatggtgccacggggcatgtcgcatggtcatcacgccagtctgtcactgtcttttcagcccttggaccgacctctcatttctatgggcaggtgttcctctagaactggtaaCTAGGTGCGTCggggtcatgacagacacctccaaaacgggctggggcactgtttgcaaagggcaagcagccgccggcctctggacgggtccgcgactgcattggcacatcaactgcctcgagttgttggcaattctgctcgccctgcggaggtttcgttgatccagggcaaacacatgttagttcagacagacaacacgacaatggtagcatatgtcaaccgccaaggcagtctgcactctcgttgtatgtcacaactcaccctccgtctcctcctctggagtcagaggagaccccctctatgaggcacctgtatgccttttaagtggcatctgttcgctaagtggtgttcttctcgtcgggaagacccccagagatgcgcagtcggatcagtgctttccttcctgcaggagaggttggaagggaggctgtccccttccacctttaaggtgtacattgccgccatagcagcacaccatgacgcagtggatggtaagtccttagggaagcacgacctgatcatcaggttcctaagagatgccaggaggctgaatccctccagaccacgcctcgttccctcaccggacctctctgtagttcttcagggtctacagagagccccctttgagccttttcagtcagccgagcttaaggcactctccttgaagactgccctcctgactgcgctcacttccatcaagagggttggtgacctgcaagcgttctctgtcagcgaaacatgcctggagttcagtccaggttactctcacgtaatcctgagaccctgaccgggctatgtgcccaaggttcccaccacccctttagggaccaggtggtgaacctgcaagtactgccccaggaggaggcagacccagccctgtcgtcgctgtgtccagtgcgcgctttacgcatctatttggatcacacgcagagctttagaatctctgaggaACTCTTTGTcagctttggtgcacagcggaaaggaagcgctatctccaagcagaggatcgcccactggctcattgacgccataactatggcatatgtcgcctaggataTGCCGCCCCCgatagggctacaagcccattctaccaggggtgtagcggctccctgggccctggccaggggtgcctctctaacagacatttgcagagcagcgggctgggcgacacccaacacctgtgcaaggttctacaacctccgggtggaaccggtttcatcccaggtagtggcacgcaacacaagcggataagcccgggattgctggccgggtgtatcgcttgcacatagtgctttccacctccctttgagctgaagatgtgcgcaattaattcccagtagtgttcacaaactttgttccctggctgACTTCTTCCGAGGCCTGTGGCaatcgagttttcagagagactcgctgccggcccagtacacgcgctaactaagagccctgttctggggtatgtgctccgcatgtggcggttccctgtaaggctaaccccatgcgattatatatcttccgctaattcgtttccctgttggcaaactgcgtcttccttgggcagagcccctctgccccagtctccatgtttgtagtaactcctcccccattgggcaggatctaccttgaagactccccacatggttggaaagaccatgtgatgtatttttccacttaaatatcccctcctctctttgggcgaggtgtggtctccgcggtgtcttccccttgggagggacaccccccgactagacctggcagcccagtcggataatcccccttcttttttagggagtggaaaaaaagaaggggaaaagaggccacgactgggttaagcctgtctctatcttttgggtagtcgacttgtccccaaaaagggcaattcgacactcataactatgttgggggaggttacgtgtcaacctggtgtgctggctatgaggcacacagtagtctgcccaccacacaccgctagttcaagtaacacagttcagccaattgtggcgtttcgtatagggacccctagtgtcactacatcgacacaacatcgagtgagtgacagatagggagtgtcatggttacttgtgtaacctccgttccctgatggagggaacgagacgttgtgtccctcctgccacaacgctgaactacccgctgaaatggccggacctcatatcggctcctcagcataaaacctgaatgagtggttgcataccagctccttttatacccgtatgtctgggggagtggcatgcaaataccactcaccaattttcattggccttttataaaaaaccagaggtgtctccggctcccaagagtgacccctagtgtcactacattgacacaacgtctctttcctccatcaggaaacggaggttacacaagtaaccatgacgtttctccgGGTGAGTCCTATGAAATTCTGTGATGAGATTGGGGTTGAGGATATCATCTGCCTTGACCCAGGACCTCTCCTCCGGACCGTACCCCTCCCAATCTACCAGATATTGGATCTGGCTTTCCTGACGTCTGGAATCTAGCAGATCTCGTACTAGGAATGCCTCCTCACCATCCACGATCATGGATGATCTTCCACCTCCACCCTCGGACTACCGGCAGGTTTCAGCAgagagacatgaaaagtgggagaAATATGATAATTAGCAGGTAATTGGAGGTGATATAACACAGGATTAATTTGTCTTAGGATTTTGAATGGACCCACATACCTGAGACTGAGCTTCTTGCAAGGTAGATGGAGGTTCTGGGTTGAAAGCCACACACACTGTCCTGGAATGTATTTGGGAGTGGGACGACAATGGCGGTCCGCTTGTTCCTTTCCCCTGTTGATGGTACGCTGTAGATGGACATGAGCTTGATCCCAAACAGCCTCACTACGCTGAAACCAGTCATTAACAGCAGGTTCATCAGACGGTTCACCAGACCATGGAAATAGAGGGGGTTGGAACCCAAGAACACACTGAAAGGGCGTCAATTTTGTGGAGGGTTTGAGGATCAAGTTCTGCGCATATTCTGCCCAGGGAAGAAAGCGGCTCCAGTCGGCATGATTCTGTTGACAGTACATGCGTTTGGTGAATTTGGTGAGTTCTTGATTCATACATT belongs to Myxocyprinus asiaticus isolate MX2 ecotype Aquarium Trade chromosome 43, UBuf_Myxa_2, whole genome shotgun sequence and includes:
- the LOC127433252 gene encoding eosinophil peroxidase-like; translated protein: MNLYTFLFVVGCCCALNTNVLAEEESPGRQFILDSIEKAKQIVNAAYKYSRDESLARVRKDVIKPSDKLRLMKQPARKTREAVRAADYMEQTLRLISEKAHHAHKRSINATSLLTPDELNTIKRLTGCAAQTQPPSCRTTPLINKYRTASNVCNNRRNPLLGASNTPFTRWLPAKYEDSISQPKGWDPNTLHNGAFLPLVRLVSNRILSTADADVKNDTDFTFMLTIFGQWVDHDLTLTPTSPSIRSFSNGLDCDHSCERSEPCFPIPIPKEDPRLNPDTCLPFFRSSPACGSGNTAFIFGGVPKVREQINALTAFLDAGQVYGAEDGLAKELRDLTNDGGLLLANNHFTDNGREHLPFTNLQSKICATRGKILNDTNLTEVPCFIAGDGRVDENIALTSLHALFMREHNRLARALHMLNPSWSSETLYQEARKIVGAYQQILVIREYLPHIVGPDAYNKHLGQYPGYDENVDPSIANVFATAAFRFAHLAIQPIIFRLDENYKNHPQFPSVPLFEAFFSPWRLIFEGGVDPLLRGLIGRPAKLNTQDHMMVNALREKLFAFTSHIALDLAALNMQRSRDHGIQGYNAWRQFCGLSTPQNVRELAVVMNNTKLACKLIELYKTPANIDVWLGGIAEPFVPGGRVGPLFSCLISTQFKHIRQGDRLWWENKGVFTTRQKASLASVSLARIICDNTGIRNVPSDPFRFSSSASFVSCDNIPAFDLTPWIETDSDTFQGPPGPRGPPGEQGPPGPPGPPVNTTRQQSAFFASLGTILPVSAKVVVFSKVLYNGQNHYNQTKGLFYCNIPGVYEFQFSCIGTRTLGTVTLKKNQIVQLTAETIKLNVRKLAEGLVVLRLEKGDRVWIETSRGANGITSSSYFSGHILFAD